One Misgurnus anguillicaudatus chromosome 19, ASM2758022v2, whole genome shotgun sequence genomic region harbors:
- the hgs gene encoding hepatocyte growth factor-regulated tyrosine kinase substrate isoform X8, with protein sequence MGKGSGTFERLLDKATSQLLLETDWESILQICDLIRQGDTQAKYAIGAIKKKINDKNPHVALYGLEVLESVVKNCGQTVHDEVACKQTMEELKELFKKQPEPNVKNKILYLIQAWAHAFRNEPKYKVVQDTYQIMKVEGHVFPEFKESDAMFSAERAPEWVDAEECHRCRVQFGVVTRKHHCRACGQIFCGKCSSKYSTIPKFGIEKEVRVCEPCFEQLNKKAEGKTGSTGQSDLPPEYLTSPLSQQSQMPPKRDEAVLQEEEELQLAIALSQSEAEEKERMRQKNPYSAYPKADPTPVTSSAPPVSTLYSSPVNSSAPSAEDVDPELARYLNRTYWEKKQEEVRKSPTPSAPAPVALPEPVPVSQPVESHVPVQPINIVEQYQNGESEENHEQFLKALQNAVTTFLNRMKSNHMRGRSITNDSAVLSLFQSINNMHPQLLEILNQLDEKRLYYEGLQDKLAQVRDARAALNALRDEHREKLRRAAEEAERQRHIQLVQKLEIMRQKKQEYLEMQRQQAIQRLQEQEKERQMRLEQQKHTIQMRAQMPAFSMPYAQMQSLPPNVAGGVVYPPAGPPSYPGTFSPAGSVEGSPMHGVYMNQPGQTPGGGPYQAMPVSATDPNMVNAYMYQTAGTGGQPAAPGQGPPTNNPAYTNYQPTQGYQAPPTNGIAYMGYQPYNMQNMMSALPGQDPNMPPQQAYMPGQQPMYQQMAPPGGPQQQSQQQAPQAPPGSAEAQLISFD encoded by the exons ATGGGCAAAGGCAGCGGTACATTTGAGAGACTGTTGG ATAAAGCCACCAGTCAGCTGCTGCTGGAGACAGACTGGGAATCCATTTTACAAATATGTGACCTCATTCGCCAGGGCGATACACA GGCAAAATATGCGATTGGTGCCATCAAGAAGAAAATCAATGACAAAAACCCACATGTAGCTCTCTATGGTCTTGAG GTTCTGGAGTCAGTGGTGAAGAACTGTGGTCAGACGGTTCATGATGAAGTGGCCTGTAAGCAGACAATGGAGGAGCTGAAAGAGCTGTTTAAG AAGCAGCCTGAGCCGAACGTGAAGAACAAGATCTTATATCTGATCCAGGCCTGGGCCCACGCTTTCCGCAACGAGCCCAAATACAAAGTCGTCCAGGACACATATCAGATCATGAAGGTGGAAG GTCATGTGTTTCCAGAGTTCAAGGAGAGTGATGCCATGTTTTCAGCAGAGAGG GCCCCTGAATGGGTGGATGCAGAGGAATGTCACAGATGTAGGGTTCAGTTTGGAGTTGTGACCCGAAAG CATCATTGCAGGGCATGTGGTCAGATCTTCTGTGGGAAGTGTTCCTCTAAGTACTCTACCATTCCCAAATTTGGCATTGAGAAGGAGGTGCGTGTGTGTGAGCCCTGCTTCGAACAGCTCAACAA GAAAGCCGAAGGAAAGACGGGCAGCACTGGGCAGTCCGATCTCCCCCCTGAGTACCTGACCAGTCCTCTGTCCCAGCAGTCTCAG ATGCCTCCTAAGAGAGACGAGGCTGTGCTGCAGGAGGAAGAGGAGCTGCAGTTGGCCATCGCGCTGTCTCAAAGCGAGGCTGAGGAGAAGGAGAGGATG AGACAGAAGAACCCGTACTCTGCCTACCCCAAAGCTGATCCCACACCTGTGACATCATCTGCCCCACCCGTGAGCACTCTGTACTCCTCACCTGTG AACTCATCAGCTCCTTCTGCTGAAGATGTGGATCCAGAG TTGGCCCGTTACCTAAACAGAACTTACTGGGAGAAGAAACAGGAAGAGGTTCGAAAAAGTCCCACCCCGTCAGCTCCTGCTCCCGTTGCATTGCCTGAACCTGTCCCGGTCAGCCAACCGGTGGAGAGCCACGTCCCAGTCCAACCCATCAACATAGTGGAG CAATATCAGAACGGCGAATCGGAGGAGAACCATGAACAGTTCCTGAAGGCCCTGCAGAATGCCGTCACCACCTTCCTCAACCGTATGAAGAGTAACCACATGCGCGGCCGCAGCATCACCAACGACAGCGCCGTGCTCTCTCTCTTCCAGTCTATCAACAATATGCACCCGCAGCTGCTGGAGATTCTCAATCAGCTGGATGAGAAGAGAC TGTACTACGAGGGTCTTCAGGACAAGCTGGCGCAGGTTCGCGACGCACGCGCAGCTCTAAACGCGCTGAGAGACGAGCACAGGGAGAAACTGAGACGGGCTGCGGAGGAGGCCGAGAGGCAGAGACACATCCAACTCGTCCAGAAACTAGAGATCATGAGGCAGAAGAAACAG GAGTACCTGGAGATGCAGAGGCAGCAGGCCATTCAGCGGCTGCAGGAGCAGGAGAAGGAGCGACAGATGCGCCTGGAGCAGCAGAAACACACCATACAGATGAGAGCACAGATGCCTGCTTTCTCTATGCCTTATGCCCAG ATGCAGTCACTGCCTCCTAATGTAGCAGGAGGGGTGGTGTATCCCCCAGCTGGTCCTCCCAGTTATCCAGGCACATTCAGCCCCGCTGGCTCAGTGGAAGGATCGCCCATGCACGGAGTCTATATGAACCAGCCTGGACAAACACCTGGTGGTGGCCCATATCAGGCCATGCCTGTGTCAGCTACAG ATCCTAACATGGTGAACGCCTACATGTACCAGACTGCAGGCACCGGCGGGCAGCCCGCAGCTCCTGGACAAGGCCCACCCACAAACAACCCCGCCTATACTAACTACCAACCCACACAAGGCTACCAG GCTCCACCCACTAACGGCATTGCGTATATGGGCTACCAGCCATACAACATGCAG AATATGATGAGCGCTCTTCCAGGACAAGACCCCAACATGCCTCCTCAACAGGCCTACATGCCTGGACAGCAGCCCATGTATCAGCAG ATGGCTCCCCCTGGTGGCCCTCAGCAGCAGTCACAACAGCAGGCACCACAGGCTCCTCCAGGCAGTGCCGAGGCTCAGCTCATCTCATTTGACTGA
- the hgs gene encoding hepatocyte growth factor-regulated tyrosine kinase substrate isoform X2: MGKGSGTFERLLDKATSQLLLETDWESILQICDLIRQGDTQAKYAIGAIKKKINDKNPHVALYGLEVLESVVKNCGQTVHDEVACKQTMEELKELFKQPEPNVKNKILYLIQAWAHAFRNEPKYKVVQDTYQIMKVEGHVFPEFKESDAMFSAERAPEWVDAEECHRCRVQFGVVTRKHHCRACGQIFCGKCSSKYSTIPKFGIEKEVRVCEPCFEQLNNHPSLSPPPRKAEGKTGSTGQSDLPPEYLTSPLSQQSQVVPTESMPPKRDEAVLQEEEELQLAIALSQSEAEEKERMRQKNPYSAYPKADPTPVTSSAPPVSTLYSSPVNSSAPSAEDVDPELARYLNRTYWEKKQEEVRKSPTPSAPAPVALPEPVPVSQPVESHVPVQPINIVEQQYQNGESEENHEQFLKALQNAVTTFLNRMKSNHMRGRSITNDSAVLSLFQSINNMHPQLLEILNQLDEKRLYYEGLQDKLAQVRDARAALNALRDEHREKLRRAAEEAERQRHIQLVQKLEIMRQKKQEYLEMQRQQAIQRLQEQEKERQMRLEQQKHTIQMRAQMPAFSMPYAQMQSLPPNVAGGVVYPPAGPPSYPGTFSPAGSVEGSPMHGVYMNQPGQTPGGGPYQAMPVSATDPNMVNAYMYQTAGTGGQPAAPGQGPPTNNPAYTNYQPTQGYQAPPTNGIAYMGYQPYNMQNMMSALPGQDPNMPPQQAYMPGQQPMYQQMAPPGGPQQQSQQQAPQAPPGSAEAQLISFD, translated from the exons ATGGGCAAAGGCAGCGGTACATTTGAGAGACTGTTGG ATAAAGCCACCAGTCAGCTGCTGCTGGAGACAGACTGGGAATCCATTTTACAAATATGTGACCTCATTCGCCAGGGCGATACACA GGCAAAATATGCGATTGGTGCCATCAAGAAGAAAATCAATGACAAAAACCCACATGTAGCTCTCTATGGTCTTGAG GTTCTGGAGTCAGTGGTGAAGAACTGTGGTCAGACGGTTCATGATGAAGTGGCCTGTAAGCAGACAATGGAGGAGCTGAAAGAGCTGTTTAAG CAGCCTGAGCCGAACGTGAAGAACAAGATCTTATATCTGATCCAGGCCTGGGCCCACGCTTTCCGCAACGAGCCCAAATACAAAGTCGTCCAGGACACATATCAGATCATGAAGGTGGAAG GTCATGTGTTTCCAGAGTTCAAGGAGAGTGATGCCATGTTTTCAGCAGAGAGG GCCCCTGAATGGGTGGATGCAGAGGAATGTCACAGATGTAGGGTTCAGTTTGGAGTTGTGACCCGAAAG CATCATTGCAGGGCATGTGGTCAGATCTTCTGTGGGAAGTGTTCCTCTAAGTACTCTACCATTCCCAAATTTGGCATTGAGAAGGAGGTGCGTGTGTGTGAGCCCTGCTTCGAACAGCTCAACAA CCACCCCTCCCTTTCTCCCCCTCCTAGGAAAGCCGAAGGAAAGACGGGCAGCACTGGGCAGTCCGATCTCCCCCCTGAGTACCTGACCAGTCCTCTGTCCCAGCAGTCTCAGGTAGTGCCAACCGAATCA ATGCCTCCTAAGAGAGACGAGGCTGTGCTGCAGGAGGAAGAGGAGCTGCAGTTGGCCATCGCGCTGTCTCAAAGCGAGGCTGAGGAGAAGGAGAGGATG AGACAGAAGAACCCGTACTCTGCCTACCCCAAAGCTGATCCCACACCTGTGACATCATCTGCCCCACCCGTGAGCACTCTGTACTCCTCACCTGTG AACTCATCAGCTCCTTCTGCTGAAGATGTGGATCCAGAG TTGGCCCGTTACCTAAACAGAACTTACTGGGAGAAGAAACAGGAAGAGGTTCGAAAAAGTCCCACCCCGTCAGCTCCTGCTCCCGTTGCATTGCCTGAACCTGTCCCGGTCAGCCAACCGGTGGAGAGCCACGTCCCAGTCCAACCCATCAACATAGTGGAG CAGCAATATCAGAACGGCGAATCGGAGGAGAACCATGAACAGTTCCTGAAGGCCCTGCAGAATGCCGTCACCACCTTCCTCAACCGTATGAAGAGTAACCACATGCGCGGCCGCAGCATCACCAACGACAGCGCCGTGCTCTCTCTCTTCCAGTCTATCAACAATATGCACCCGCAGCTGCTGGAGATTCTCAATCAGCTGGATGAGAAGAGAC TGTACTACGAGGGTCTTCAGGACAAGCTGGCGCAGGTTCGCGACGCACGCGCAGCTCTAAACGCGCTGAGAGACGAGCACAGGGAGAAACTGAGACGGGCTGCGGAGGAGGCCGAGAGGCAGAGACACATCCAACTCGTCCAGAAACTAGAGATCATGAGGCAGAAGAAACAG GAGTACCTGGAGATGCAGAGGCAGCAGGCCATTCAGCGGCTGCAGGAGCAGGAGAAGGAGCGACAGATGCGCCTGGAGCAGCAGAAACACACCATACAGATGAGAGCACAGATGCCTGCTTTCTCTATGCCTTATGCCCAG ATGCAGTCACTGCCTCCTAATGTAGCAGGAGGGGTGGTGTATCCCCCAGCTGGTCCTCCCAGTTATCCAGGCACATTCAGCCCCGCTGGCTCAGTGGAAGGATCGCCCATGCACGGAGTCTATATGAACCAGCCTGGACAAACACCTGGTGGTGGCCCATATCAGGCCATGCCTGTGTCAGCTACAG ATCCTAACATGGTGAACGCCTACATGTACCAGACTGCAGGCACCGGCGGGCAGCCCGCAGCTCCTGGACAAGGCCCACCCACAAACAACCCCGCCTATACTAACTACCAACCCACACAAGGCTACCAG GCTCCACCCACTAACGGCATTGCGTATATGGGCTACCAGCCATACAACATGCAG AATATGATGAGCGCTCTTCCAGGACAAGACCCCAACATGCCTCCTCAACAGGCCTACATGCCTGGACAGCAGCCCATGTATCAGCAG ATGGCTCCCCCTGGTGGCCCTCAGCAGCAGTCACAACAGCAGGCACCACAGGCTCCTCCAGGCAGTGCCGAGGCTCAGCTCATCTCATTTGACTGA
- the hgs gene encoding hepatocyte growth factor-regulated tyrosine kinase substrate isoform X3, with product MGKGSGTFERLLDKATSQLLLETDWESILQICDLIRQGDTQAKYAIGAIKKKINDKNPHVALYGLEVLESVVKNCGQTVHDEVACKQTMEELKELFKKQPEPNVKNKILYLIQAWAHAFRNEPKYKVVQDTYQIMKVEGHVFPEFKESDAMFSAERAPEWVDAEECHRCRVQFGVVTRKHHCRACGQIFCGKCSSKYSTIPKFGIEKEVRVCEPCFEQLNNHPSLSPPPRKAEGKTGSTGQSDLPPEYLTSPLSQQSQVVPTESMPPKRDEAVLQEEEELQLAIALSQSEAEEKERMRQKNPYSAYPKADPTPVTSSAPPVSTLYSSPVNSSAPSAEDVDPELARYLNRTYWEKKQEEVRKSPTPSAPAPVALPEPVPVSQPVESHVPVQPINIVEQYQNGESEENHEQFLKALQNAVTTFLNRMKSNHMRGRSITNDSAVLSLFQSINNMHPQLLEILNQLDEKRLYYEGLQDKLAQVRDARAALNALRDEHREKLRRAAEEAERQRHIQLVQKLEIMRQKKQEYLEMQRQQAIQRLQEQEKERQMRLEQQKHTIQMRAQMPAFSMPYAQMQSLPPNVAGGVVYPPAGPPSYPGTFSPAGSVEGSPMHGVYMNQPGQTPGGGPYQAMPVSATDPNMVNAYMYQTAGTGGQPAAPGQGPPTNNPAYTNYQPTQGYQAPPTNGIAYMGYQPYNMQNMMSALPGQDPNMPPQQAYMPGQQPMYQQMAPPGGPQQQSQQQAPQAPPGSAEAQLISFD from the exons ATGGGCAAAGGCAGCGGTACATTTGAGAGACTGTTGG ATAAAGCCACCAGTCAGCTGCTGCTGGAGACAGACTGGGAATCCATTTTACAAATATGTGACCTCATTCGCCAGGGCGATACACA GGCAAAATATGCGATTGGTGCCATCAAGAAGAAAATCAATGACAAAAACCCACATGTAGCTCTCTATGGTCTTGAG GTTCTGGAGTCAGTGGTGAAGAACTGTGGTCAGACGGTTCATGATGAAGTGGCCTGTAAGCAGACAATGGAGGAGCTGAAAGAGCTGTTTAAG AAGCAGCCTGAGCCGAACGTGAAGAACAAGATCTTATATCTGATCCAGGCCTGGGCCCACGCTTTCCGCAACGAGCCCAAATACAAAGTCGTCCAGGACACATATCAGATCATGAAGGTGGAAG GTCATGTGTTTCCAGAGTTCAAGGAGAGTGATGCCATGTTTTCAGCAGAGAGG GCCCCTGAATGGGTGGATGCAGAGGAATGTCACAGATGTAGGGTTCAGTTTGGAGTTGTGACCCGAAAG CATCATTGCAGGGCATGTGGTCAGATCTTCTGTGGGAAGTGTTCCTCTAAGTACTCTACCATTCCCAAATTTGGCATTGAGAAGGAGGTGCGTGTGTGTGAGCCCTGCTTCGAACAGCTCAACAA CCACCCCTCCCTTTCTCCCCCTCCTAGGAAAGCCGAAGGAAAGACGGGCAGCACTGGGCAGTCCGATCTCCCCCCTGAGTACCTGACCAGTCCTCTGTCCCAGCAGTCTCAGGTAGTGCCAACCGAATCA ATGCCTCCTAAGAGAGACGAGGCTGTGCTGCAGGAGGAAGAGGAGCTGCAGTTGGCCATCGCGCTGTCTCAAAGCGAGGCTGAGGAGAAGGAGAGGATG AGACAGAAGAACCCGTACTCTGCCTACCCCAAAGCTGATCCCACACCTGTGACATCATCTGCCCCACCCGTGAGCACTCTGTACTCCTCACCTGTG AACTCATCAGCTCCTTCTGCTGAAGATGTGGATCCAGAG TTGGCCCGTTACCTAAACAGAACTTACTGGGAGAAGAAACAGGAAGAGGTTCGAAAAAGTCCCACCCCGTCAGCTCCTGCTCCCGTTGCATTGCCTGAACCTGTCCCGGTCAGCCAACCGGTGGAGAGCCACGTCCCAGTCCAACCCATCAACATAGTGGAG CAATATCAGAACGGCGAATCGGAGGAGAACCATGAACAGTTCCTGAAGGCCCTGCAGAATGCCGTCACCACCTTCCTCAACCGTATGAAGAGTAACCACATGCGCGGCCGCAGCATCACCAACGACAGCGCCGTGCTCTCTCTCTTCCAGTCTATCAACAATATGCACCCGCAGCTGCTGGAGATTCTCAATCAGCTGGATGAGAAGAGAC TGTACTACGAGGGTCTTCAGGACAAGCTGGCGCAGGTTCGCGACGCACGCGCAGCTCTAAACGCGCTGAGAGACGAGCACAGGGAGAAACTGAGACGGGCTGCGGAGGAGGCCGAGAGGCAGAGACACATCCAACTCGTCCAGAAACTAGAGATCATGAGGCAGAAGAAACAG GAGTACCTGGAGATGCAGAGGCAGCAGGCCATTCAGCGGCTGCAGGAGCAGGAGAAGGAGCGACAGATGCGCCTGGAGCAGCAGAAACACACCATACAGATGAGAGCACAGATGCCTGCTTTCTCTATGCCTTATGCCCAG ATGCAGTCACTGCCTCCTAATGTAGCAGGAGGGGTGGTGTATCCCCCAGCTGGTCCTCCCAGTTATCCAGGCACATTCAGCCCCGCTGGCTCAGTGGAAGGATCGCCCATGCACGGAGTCTATATGAACCAGCCTGGACAAACACCTGGTGGTGGCCCATATCAGGCCATGCCTGTGTCAGCTACAG ATCCTAACATGGTGAACGCCTACATGTACCAGACTGCAGGCACCGGCGGGCAGCCCGCAGCTCCTGGACAAGGCCCACCCACAAACAACCCCGCCTATACTAACTACCAACCCACACAAGGCTACCAG GCTCCACCCACTAACGGCATTGCGTATATGGGCTACCAGCCATACAACATGCAG AATATGATGAGCGCTCTTCCAGGACAAGACCCCAACATGCCTCCTCAACAGGCCTACATGCCTGGACAGCAGCCCATGTATCAGCAG ATGGCTCCCCCTGGTGGCCCTCAGCAGCAGTCACAACAGCAGGCACCACAGGCTCCTCCAGGCAGTGCCGAGGCTCAGCTCATCTCATTTGACTGA
- the hgs gene encoding hepatocyte growth factor-regulated tyrosine kinase substrate isoform X1: MGKGSGTFERLLDKATSQLLLETDWESILQICDLIRQGDTQAKYAIGAIKKKINDKNPHVALYGLEVLESVVKNCGQTVHDEVACKQTMEELKELFKKQPEPNVKNKILYLIQAWAHAFRNEPKYKVVQDTYQIMKVEGHVFPEFKESDAMFSAERAPEWVDAEECHRCRVQFGVVTRKHHCRACGQIFCGKCSSKYSTIPKFGIEKEVRVCEPCFEQLNNHPSLSPPPRKAEGKTGSTGQSDLPPEYLTSPLSQQSQVVPTESMPPKRDEAVLQEEEELQLAIALSQSEAEEKERMRQKNPYSAYPKADPTPVTSSAPPVSTLYSSPVNSSAPSAEDVDPELARYLNRTYWEKKQEEVRKSPTPSAPAPVALPEPVPVSQPVESHVPVQPINIVEQQYQNGESEENHEQFLKALQNAVTTFLNRMKSNHMRGRSITNDSAVLSLFQSINNMHPQLLEILNQLDEKRLYYEGLQDKLAQVRDARAALNALRDEHREKLRRAAEEAERQRHIQLVQKLEIMRQKKQEYLEMQRQQAIQRLQEQEKERQMRLEQQKHTIQMRAQMPAFSMPYAQMQSLPPNVAGGVVYPPAGPPSYPGTFSPAGSVEGSPMHGVYMNQPGQTPGGGPYQAMPVSATDPNMVNAYMYQTAGTGGQPAAPGQGPPTNNPAYTNYQPTQGYQAPPTNGIAYMGYQPYNMQNMMSALPGQDPNMPPQQAYMPGQQPMYQQMAPPGGPQQQSQQQAPQAPPGSAEAQLISFD, from the exons ATGGGCAAAGGCAGCGGTACATTTGAGAGACTGTTGG ATAAAGCCACCAGTCAGCTGCTGCTGGAGACAGACTGGGAATCCATTTTACAAATATGTGACCTCATTCGCCAGGGCGATACACA GGCAAAATATGCGATTGGTGCCATCAAGAAGAAAATCAATGACAAAAACCCACATGTAGCTCTCTATGGTCTTGAG GTTCTGGAGTCAGTGGTGAAGAACTGTGGTCAGACGGTTCATGATGAAGTGGCCTGTAAGCAGACAATGGAGGAGCTGAAAGAGCTGTTTAAG AAGCAGCCTGAGCCGAACGTGAAGAACAAGATCTTATATCTGATCCAGGCCTGGGCCCACGCTTTCCGCAACGAGCCCAAATACAAAGTCGTCCAGGACACATATCAGATCATGAAGGTGGAAG GTCATGTGTTTCCAGAGTTCAAGGAGAGTGATGCCATGTTTTCAGCAGAGAGG GCCCCTGAATGGGTGGATGCAGAGGAATGTCACAGATGTAGGGTTCAGTTTGGAGTTGTGACCCGAAAG CATCATTGCAGGGCATGTGGTCAGATCTTCTGTGGGAAGTGTTCCTCTAAGTACTCTACCATTCCCAAATTTGGCATTGAGAAGGAGGTGCGTGTGTGTGAGCCCTGCTTCGAACAGCTCAACAA CCACCCCTCCCTTTCTCCCCCTCCTAGGAAAGCCGAAGGAAAGACGGGCAGCACTGGGCAGTCCGATCTCCCCCCTGAGTACCTGACCAGTCCTCTGTCCCAGCAGTCTCAGGTAGTGCCAACCGAATCA ATGCCTCCTAAGAGAGACGAGGCTGTGCTGCAGGAGGAAGAGGAGCTGCAGTTGGCCATCGCGCTGTCTCAAAGCGAGGCTGAGGAGAAGGAGAGGATG AGACAGAAGAACCCGTACTCTGCCTACCCCAAAGCTGATCCCACACCTGTGACATCATCTGCCCCACCCGTGAGCACTCTGTACTCCTCACCTGTG AACTCATCAGCTCCTTCTGCTGAAGATGTGGATCCAGAG TTGGCCCGTTACCTAAACAGAACTTACTGGGAGAAGAAACAGGAAGAGGTTCGAAAAAGTCCCACCCCGTCAGCTCCTGCTCCCGTTGCATTGCCTGAACCTGTCCCGGTCAGCCAACCGGTGGAGAGCCACGTCCCAGTCCAACCCATCAACATAGTGGAG CAGCAATATCAGAACGGCGAATCGGAGGAGAACCATGAACAGTTCCTGAAGGCCCTGCAGAATGCCGTCACCACCTTCCTCAACCGTATGAAGAGTAACCACATGCGCGGCCGCAGCATCACCAACGACAGCGCCGTGCTCTCTCTCTTCCAGTCTATCAACAATATGCACCCGCAGCTGCTGGAGATTCTCAATCAGCTGGATGAGAAGAGAC TGTACTACGAGGGTCTTCAGGACAAGCTGGCGCAGGTTCGCGACGCACGCGCAGCTCTAAACGCGCTGAGAGACGAGCACAGGGAGAAACTGAGACGGGCTGCGGAGGAGGCCGAGAGGCAGAGACACATCCAACTCGTCCAGAAACTAGAGATCATGAGGCAGAAGAAACAG GAGTACCTGGAGATGCAGAGGCAGCAGGCCATTCAGCGGCTGCAGGAGCAGGAGAAGGAGCGACAGATGCGCCTGGAGCAGCAGAAACACACCATACAGATGAGAGCACAGATGCCTGCTTTCTCTATGCCTTATGCCCAG ATGCAGTCACTGCCTCCTAATGTAGCAGGAGGGGTGGTGTATCCCCCAGCTGGTCCTCCCAGTTATCCAGGCACATTCAGCCCCGCTGGCTCAGTGGAAGGATCGCCCATGCACGGAGTCTATATGAACCAGCCTGGACAAACACCTGGTGGTGGCCCATATCAGGCCATGCCTGTGTCAGCTACAG ATCCTAACATGGTGAACGCCTACATGTACCAGACTGCAGGCACCGGCGGGCAGCCCGCAGCTCCTGGACAAGGCCCACCCACAAACAACCCCGCCTATACTAACTACCAACCCACACAAGGCTACCAG GCTCCACCCACTAACGGCATTGCGTATATGGGCTACCAGCCATACAACATGCAG AATATGATGAGCGCTCTTCCAGGACAAGACCCCAACATGCCTCCTCAACAGGCCTACATGCCTGGACAGCAGCCCATGTATCAGCAG ATGGCTCCCCCTGGTGGCCCTCAGCAGCAGTCACAACAGCAGGCACCACAGGCTCCTCCAGGCAGTGCCGAGGCTCAGCTCATCTCATTTGACTGA